The genomic region ATCGCCAGATACTGGGCCTGTTGCAAGAGGATGCAACGCGCTCGCTTGAGACGATTGCCGAGCATTTGTCGTTATCGGTCAATAATGTCTGGCGGCGCGTGAAGCGGTTGGAAGGCGATGGCGTGATCGCCCGCCGGGTGGCGCTGGTCGATCCGGAGGCAGTCGGGCTTAATGTCACGGTGTTCGTCGCGATCAAGACCAATGATCACAGCGAAGGCTGGCTTGAATCCTTCGCCAAGGCCGCCCGGGCTCTACCCGAAGTCGTCGAGCTGTATCGTATGGCCGGCGATGTCGACTATTTCGTCAAGCTGCTGGTCCGCGACGTCGGCGATTATGATCGCGTCTACCGCAAGCTCATCGCCACCGCGCCAATGAGCGATGTGAGCGCCAGCTTTGCGATGGAGCGCATCAAATTCGATACCGCCGTGCCGTTATAGTGGAGATCAGGCGACGGCGCCGGCTTCTTTCAGCGCCGCGATGTCGCTTTCCGAATAGCCCAGGCCGGACAAAACCTGATCGCTTTGGTCGCCCGGTTCGGGAAGCTGGTCAGGCCCGCCAGTGCGCGAGCCGTTCATGTCGATCGGCAAGACCGGTAGCTGGACCGTGCGACCATCGGTCAGTGTGACATCCTGCAACCCGCCACTGGCGGCCAGATGCGGATCGTCGAACAATTCCTCCGGCTTGCCGATGGGCGCAAAGGGGAGGCCGGTGCCGTCGAGCTTTGCGATCAGCTCGGCGCTGGTAAATGTCTTCATCAGTGCTCGGATCTCGGGCATGATCTCGTCTCGGGCTTCGACACGGGAATTATTCTCACGCAGTTCCTCGCGCGCCCACAGATCGTCCAATCCAAACAGCGCGCAGAATTTCTCCCACAGCGCGTCGGTCACCACGCCGACAAAAACCGGCTCATCGGCCGTTTCGAACACATCATAGATGGCCCAGGCGGACACCCGTGCGGGCATGGGCGCAGCCGCCTGGCCGGTCACCGCCTTTTGCGCCATATGCTGGCCGACCAGATAAACTGTCGTCTCGAACAAGGACGCCTGCACTTTCTGGCCGCGCCCAGACCGATGGCGTTCTTCAACCGCGGCGAGGATCGCGATAACGCCAAACATGCCGCCGGTTACATCGATCACGCTGGCTCCGGCGCGCAACGGCTTGCCGGGCGGGCCGGTCATATAAGCAAGCCCGCCCATCATCTGGGCAACTTCGTCCAGTGCGGTGCGGTTTTCATAGGGGCCGGGCAGAAAGCCTTTTTCCGAGCAGTAAATGAGGCGCGGATTGGTTTCGGCGAGCGCGTCATAGCCAAGGCCCAGTTTTTCCATTGCTCCGGGACGGTAATTCTCGATCAGGATATCAGCGCTCTCGACCAGCTTTTGCGCGGCCTCGAGCCCCTGCGGGTCCTTGAGATTGAGGCACAGGCTTTGCTTGTGGCGATTATACATGGGGAAATAGCCGCCGCCTGACCCGAGCAGGCGCCGGGTCCTATCGCCTCCGATCGGTTCGACGCGAACAACCTCCGCGCCGAGTTCGGCGAGCATTGCGCCGGCTGCCGGTCCCATCACCATATGCGTGAATTCAACGACCTTGAGGCCCGAAAGCGGTCCATCACCCATTATGCCGCCTCCTCAAAGCCAAGCGGTAATCCCGCATCCGGTGTAAATCCGTAGAGAGGTTCGCCTGGTAAGGCGGCGGCGACGATCTCGCGCACCGTGAGCAGCTTGGGAAGGTCGATCCCGGTTTCGAGATCCATCGCTTCGAGCATGAAGACAAGATCTTCGGTCACGATATTGCCAGACGCGCCCGGCGCGAATGGGCAACCGCCCAATCCGCCGAGCGAGGCATCGAATGTCGTGATCCCTTCCTCAAGCCCGGCCACCACATTGGCGAGGCCAAGACCGCGGGTATTGTGCAGGTGGAGTGTGTTGAGCTTGTCCGCGCCAACCGCATCTTTCACCTTGCGAACAAGGCGTCGCACCTGTTCGGGATTGGCATAGCCGGTCGTGTCGGAAAGGCCGACTTCGGCGACCCCTGCTTCCATGGACGCTTCGGCAAGGCGCACGACCTGGTCTTCGGCCACGGGGCCCTCGATGGTGCAGCCAAAGGCCGTCGACAGACCGACTTCAAAATGCGGGCGCGCGCCGTCCGGCTGGGCTGCGACAAGCTCTGCAATTGCGCGGATCTCGGCCAGCATGGCCGGGTGATCCTTGCGCACATTGTTGATGCTGTGTGTTTCGGACATCGAGAAGGGGATCGACATTTTGTCGACGCCGGCTTCGATCGCCCGTTCTGCGCCTTTGAGATTGGGGATCAGGGCAACGACATCGAGGTTCGGGAGTGTCTTGGCAAAGGCGACCAGTTCGGCGGTATCCGCCATTTGCGGCAGCAATGATGGCGGCACGAAACTGCCCACCTCAATCTCGGACACGCCTGCTGCGGCTTCGGCTTCGATCCAGGCTTTCTTGGCGTCGAGCGGCATGACCCGATCGATGCTTTGGAGCCCGTCTCGCGGGCCGACTTCTGAGATATGGATATGGCCGGTCATGTGGGGTCTCCCAAATATATCCAGGGTCGCGCCTGGCGGTCCGCCTGTTGCCACGCGGCAATGCTATCGGTGTTTTTGAGTGTCAGGTCGATGGCGTCCAGCCCCTCGGTCAGCATCGCCCTGGCTTCCTCGGCAATGGTGAAATCCCAGCGGTGATCATCATCCAGCATCACGGTCTGGGCGGGCAGGTCGATGGTAACGGGCGAGTTGGCAGCGGCGATCTCATCTATGGCGGCACGGTCGAGCGCGAGCGGCAACACGCCGTTCCGCACGGCATTGCCGGCGAAAATGGGCGCAAAGCTCTCCGCGATAATCGCTCGAATGCCATATTCGGCGAGGGCCCAAACCGCATGTTCACGGCTCGATCCGCAACCGAAATTGCGACCCGACAGCAAGACCTGGCTGCCGGAATAAGCGGGTTTATTGAGGACAAAATCAGGATCCGGATCGCGTCCGCCAATCTTTGTGTAGCGATGTCCGGCAAACAGGCCGTCGGCGAGGCCGGTCTTGCCTGTGCTCTTCATCTCGCGCGACGGAATGATCTGGTCTGTATCCACATTGTCGCGGAGAAACGGTGCGGGCAGGGCGGTGAATATGGTGAGCGGTTCAGCCATGGGAGTCTTTCCGCTCAAGAAACCGTTTGGGCTGAGCCTGTCGAAGCCCTGCAGTTTCTTCTGCTGACCGCTTTGAAGAAGTACAGCCCTTCGACAGGCTCAGGGCGAACGGATTCATTGTAATGCCGTGCATCACTGTGCCTCCCTTGGGTCGGCAATGGCGCCTGCCAATGCGCTGGCCACCACGGTTTCGGGGCTGGCAATATGGGTTTTGACATTGGGCCCTTGGCGGCTTTCGAAATTGCGATTGGTCGAGGAGATGACGCGCGCGCCCTCGCCAAAGCTTTCGCCGCCGGAATAGAAGCACATTGAACAGCCGCTCTCGCGCCACTCAAAGCCGGCGTCGGTGAACAGCCGGTCAATGCCCTCGGCCTCCGCGGCGCGTTTGACATGGCTCGAGCCGGGCACGCAGATTGCCGTGATTCCCTCGGCAATATGTTTGCCCTTGAGCATCGCCGAGGCGCGGCGGAGGTCGGAGAGGCGGCTATTGGTGCAACTGCCGATAAAGGCGGCATCGATTGCAAGGCCCTTCAGCGGCTGGCCGGGTTTCAGGGCCATATAAGACAGTGGACGCGGCTCGGCATCGTCGGGAACTTGGCCATCGATGGTGACGCTCGCTTCCGGGCTGGTGCCCCAGCTGACCATCGGTGCGATCATTGCGGCATCGATCCGGATTTCCGCATCGAAATGCGCGCCGGGGTCGCTTGCGAGAGCCTGCCAATGTGTGAGTGCCGTATCCCATTGTTTGCCGGTCGGCGCATATCGGCGATCCTCCAGCCAGGCATAGGTCTTCTCATCGGGGGCGATGAAGCCGCTCATCGCGGAAAATTCGGTCACCATGTTGCACAGCGTCATCCGGCCTTCCATCGACAGGGCGCGTACCGCTTCGCCGGCAAATTCTACCGCATGGCCCTTGCCGCCGGCCGCGCCATGGACCGCGATCAGCGCGAGGATC from Parasphingopyxis sp. CP4 harbors:
- a CDS encoding Lrp/AsnC family transcriptional regulator, translating into MKNIDDTDRQILGLLQEDATRSLETIAEHLSLSVNNVWRRVKRLEGDGVIARRVALVDPEAVGLNVTVFVAIKTNDHSEGWLESFAKAARALPEVVELYRMAGDVDYFVKLLVRDVGDYDRVYRKLIATAPMSDVSASFAMERIKFDTAVPL
- a CDS encoding hydroxymethylglutaryl-CoA lyase, translated to MTGHIHISEVGPRDGLQSIDRVMPLDAKKAWIEAEAAAGVSEIEVGSFVPPSLLPQMADTAELVAFAKTLPNLDVVALIPNLKGAERAIEAGVDKMSIPFSMSETHSINNVRKDHPAMLAEIRAIAELVAAQPDGARPHFEVGLSTAFGCTIEGPVAEDQVVRLAEASMEAGVAEVGLSDTTGYANPEQVRRLVRKVKDAVGADKLNTLHLHNTRGLGLANVVAGLEEGITTFDASLGGLGGCPFAPGASGNIVTEDLVFMLEAMDLETGIDLPKLLTVREIVAAALPGEPLYGFTPDAGLPLGFEEAA
- the leuD gene encoding 3-isopropylmalate dehydratase small subunit, giving the protein MAEPLTIFTALPAPFLRDNVDTDQIIPSREMKSTGKTGLADGLFAGHRYTKIGGRDPDPDFVLNKPAYSGSQVLLSGRNFGCGSSREHAVWALAEYGIRAIIAESFAPIFAGNAVRNGVLPLALDRAAIDEIAAANSPVTIDLPAQTVMLDDDHRWDFTIAEEARAMLTEGLDAIDLTLKNTDSIAAWQQADRQARPWIYLGDPT
- a CDS encoding 3-isopropylmalate dehydratase large subunit translates to MSAATSLFDKLWDSHAVADLPGGAQLIAIDRVFLHERTGPAALNALAEAGRTVADPARVFAVADHIVDTRPGRGDQTLMPGGQIFITELRAAAEAAGITLFDVTDPDQGIVHVISPELGIVLPGCTLIAPDSHTCTQGAFGALAWGIGSSEAEHAMATGTLRLDKPKSMRVTFDGALPPGVTPKDMILALIAVHGAAGGKGHAVEFAGEAVRALSMEGRMTLCNMVTEFSAMSGFIAPDEKTYAWLEDRRYAPTGKQWDTALTHWQALASDPGAHFDAEIRIDAAMIAPMVSWGTSPEASVTIDGQVPDDAEPRPLSYMALKPGQPLKGLAIDAAFIGSCTNSRLSDLRRASAMLKGKHIAEGITAICVPGSSHVKRAAEAEGIDRLFTDAGFEWRESGCSMCFYSGGESFGEGARVISSTNRNFESRQGPNVKTHIASPETVVASALAGAIADPREAQ
- a CDS encoding CaiB/BaiF CoA-transferase family protein, which translates into the protein MGDGPLSGLKVVEFTHMVMGPAAGAMLAELGAEVVRVEPIGGDRTRRLLGSGGGYFPMYNRHKQSLCLNLKDPQGLEAAQKLVESADILIENYRPGAMEKLGLGYDALAETNPRLIYCSEKGFLPGPYENRTALDEVAQMMGGLAYMTGPPGKPLRAGASVIDVTGGMFGVIAILAAVEERHRSGRGQKVQASLFETTVYLVGQHMAQKAVTGQAAAPMPARVSAWAIYDVFETADEPVFVGVVTDALWEKFCALFGLDDLWAREELRENNSRVEARDEIMPEIRALMKTFTSAELIAKLDGTGLPFAPIGKPEELFDDPHLAASGGLQDVTLTDGRTVQLPVLPIDMNGSRTGGPDQLPEPGDQSDQVLSGLGYSESDIAALKEAGAVA